A genomic window from Dehalococcoidia bacterium includes:
- the gatC gene encoding Asp-tRNA(Asn)/Glu-tRNA(Gln) amidotransferase subunit GatC has translation MPLSREEVLHVAKLARVGLTEDDVAKFQHQLSDILDHFEVLKLIPTDDVPPTMHTLPLEGVVAEDEPEPSLDRRLVLANAPSEQDGYLRVRAVLEE, from the coding sequence GTGCCCCTCAGCCGCGAAGAGGTGCTCCACGTCGCGAAGCTGGCCCGCGTGGGCCTTACGGAGGACGATGTCGCGAAGTTCCAGCACCAGCTCTCGGATATCCTCGACCACTTCGAGGTCCTGAAGCTTATCCCGACCGACGACGTCCCTCCGACCATGCACACGCTGCCCCTCGAAGGTGTCGTGGCCGAGGACGAGCCGGAGCCCTCGTTGGACCGGCGCCTGGTGCTCGCCAACGCCCCGTCGGAACAGGACGGCTACCTCCGGGTGCGTGCCGTGCTCGAAGAGTGA
- a CDS encoding SH3 domain-containing protein, with amino-acid sequence MFRVRCLALSALMSALLLACGGGGEDKPDATPEPTQPSLGPAEQALQRYVETTLQRPFIAECAKADVALDVNKICATFRGERGNLRAYVIGPTFSEGSQWVILEDRGGQWAVASTTILNADTAAVPGIPWPLRTGVDVVVAGGKPCLNVREGPGLNQRAVDCLADGTRLRLATGPVALDNINWWQIEGRAGWVSGDYLRYPDAAQ; translated from the coding sequence ATGTTCCGCGTACGGTGCCTGGCGCTCTCTGCCCTGATGTCCGCACTCCTCCTTGCTTGCGGCGGGGGAGGTGAAGACAAGCCGGACGCCACGCCGGAGCCGACGCAGCCGTCGCTCGGGCCCGCGGAGCAGGCCCTTCAGCGCTATGTCGAAACGACGCTCCAGCGGCCTTTCATAGCGGAGTGCGCGAAGGCGGACGTTGCTCTGGATGTGAACAAGATCTGCGCCACCTTTCGAGGCGAGCGCGGCAACCTGCGCGCTTACGTAATCGGCCCGACGTTCTCGGAGGGCTCGCAGTGGGTGATCCTCGAAGACCGCGGCGGCCAGTGGGCCGTGGCCAGCACTACCATCCTCAACGCCGACACGGCGGCCGTGCCCGGGATCCCCTGGCCGCTCCGCACCGGTGTCGACGTCGTAGTTGCCGGTGGAAAGCCCTGCCTTAATGTCCGCGAGGGCCCCGGCCTCAACCAGAGGGCCGTCGACTGCCTTGCGGACGGGACGCGGCTCCGGCTGGCAACTGGCCCTGTAGCGCTCGACAACATCAACTGGTGGCAGATCGAAGGGCGCGCCGGCTGGGTCTCCGGCGACTACCTCCGCTATCCGGACGCCGCCCAGTAG
- a CDS encoding class I SAM-dependent methyltransferase, with product MRDTLRGGQDGAGGQAGTEPCPAEPPAGLDQVSLGQPSYVWRFGQERRLEMIRRHLPLEGARVLDIGCGLGAYVRRFTDFTDRAYGIDIDLARLKRGSEAGVRGLALAVSESLPFADGVFDGVLLNEVIEHVRDDRETLRESLRVTREGGKVVIFAPNRFYPFETHGIYVGKKYVFGNIPLVNYLPDTLRRRVVPHARAYTRAGLEALTRGLPARWAEWTVVYPGFDNIMARNKALGSIARGTTYRLESTWLRWFGLSHFLVLEKLAAVPA from the coding sequence TTGAGGGACACCCTTCGCGGCGGGCAGGACGGTGCCGGCGGCCAGGCAGGCACGGAGCCGTGCCCGGCTGAGCCCCCGGCAGGCCTCGACCAGGTCTCATTAGGGCAACCCAGTTATGTGTGGCGCTTCGGCCAGGAGCGGCGGCTGGAGATGATCCGCCGCCATCTGCCTCTGGAGGGCGCCCGCGTCCTCGATATCGGGTGTGGCCTGGGGGCATACGTCCGCCGGTTCACGGACTTCACGGACCGAGCCTACGGCATCGACATTGACCTTGCCCGCCTCAAGCGTGGCTCGGAGGCGGGCGTGCGCGGCCTCGCCCTCGCTGTGAGCGAGTCGCTCCCCTTCGCGGACGGCGTCTTCGACGGCGTCCTGCTCAATGAGGTGATCGAGCACGTCCGCGATGACCGGGAGACGTTGCGGGAGTCGCTGCGCGTAACCAGGGAAGGCGGCAAGGTGGTGATCTTCGCGCCCAACCGCTTCTATCCCTTCGAGACGCATGGCATCTACGTGGGCAAGAAGTATGTCTTCGGTAACATCCCTCTTGTGAACTACCTGCCGGACACCCTGCGCCGCCGCGTAGTCCCGCACGCGCGGGCGTACACGCGCGCGGGACTCGAGGCCCTGACGCGCGGCTTGCCCGCGCGCTGGGCGGAGTGGACCGTGGTCTACCCCGGCTTCGACAACATCATGGCCCGGAACAAGGCCCTCGGTTCAATCGCCCGCGGCACAACCTATCGCCTGGAGAGCACCTGGCTGCGCTGGTTCGGCCTGTCGCACTTCCTGGTGCTGGAGAAGCTAGCGGCGGTCCCCGCTTAG
- a CDS encoding alpha/beta hydrolase, which produces MRDAGGEKDLSGDLTLNIEGVHADRDPDGNFQIILRTSRGDIYCMFTPCEGQPGVALMVGGAMGGFDGPAGGVYKELATRLVGKGLSTLRVNYRIPGQFEECVLDVLGALSFLKGIGGGAVVLVGHSFGGAVVIKAGELSPAVTAVAALSSQRFGTSTVENLAPRPLLLVHGTADTVLPPEASEDIYERARQPKRLTLIEGAGHGLMEAREDLLEMLEMFIVAMAGSHDPGRNPRNN; this is translated from the coding sequence ATGCGCGACGCCGGCGGCGAGAAGGACCTCTCCGGGGACCTCACCCTCAACATCGAGGGCGTGCACGCGGACCGCGACCCGGACGGCAACTTCCAGATCATCCTGCGCACATCGCGCGGCGACATCTACTGCATGTTCACCCCCTGCGAGGGCCAGCCGGGCGTGGCCCTGATGGTCGGCGGCGCAATGGGCGGCTTCGACGGGCCTGCCGGCGGCGTCTACAAGGAGCTCGCGACGCGCCTCGTGGGCAAGGGGTTGAGCACTCTGCGTGTCAACTACCGCATCCCCGGGCAGTTCGAGGAATGCGTGCTCGATGTCCTGGGGGCGCTCTCGTTCCTGAAGGGCATTGGTGGCGGGGCCGTAGTGCTGGTCGGGCACAGCTTCGGTGGCGCCGTCGTCATAAAGGCCGGAGAGCTTTCGCCCGCCGTGACGGCTGTGGCCGCGCTCTCCAGCCAGCGCTTCGGCACGTCCACGGTCGAAAACCTGGCGCCGAGGCCGCTGCTGTTGGTGCACGGCACCGCCGACACTGTCCTCCCGCCTGAGGCAAGCGAGGACATCTATGAGCGGGCCAGGCAACCGAAACGCCTGACCCTCATCGAAGGCGCCGGCCACGGCCTGATGGAGGCGCGTGAGGACTTACTCGAGATGCTCGAGATGTTCATCGTCGCCATGGCCGGCTCTCACGACCCCGGCCGCAACCCCCGGAACAACTGA
- a CDS encoding aminotransferase class I/II-fold pyridoxal phosphate-dependent enzyme, whose product MVSTGKPVTRRGAVSQRLDLISSSGIRRFFELIATTDGVISLGVGEPDFETPNGIRQAAIRSIEDGITAYTSNYGLPELRQLVSRQLERLYGVCYNPANEIILTTGVSEALNLAAHAILDPGDEVLSADPAYVAYMPAVVLAGGVFVPVPTTPENGFRLDVSSLEERLTPQTKAVLLGYPANPTGAVMDRPALEAVAQFAERNDLFVIADEIYDRLVYGVDHVCFASLPGMKERTLLLGGFSKTYAMTGFRLGYVCAPPALTEAMMKIHQYVMMSAPTAAQYAALEALQNGEEDVQGMLAEYARRRKLVVQSCREMGLALVEPRGAFYAFPSIASTGLSDDDFAERLLIEEKVAVVPGSAFGEAGRGHVRICYAQKYELLQEAMRRMARFVARYRATVK is encoded by the coding sequence ATGGTTTCGACTGGGAAGCCAGTGACTCGCCGGGGCGCTGTCTCGCAGCGCCTCGACCTTATTTCGTCCTCCGGCATCCGCCGCTTCTTCGAGCTGATCGCGACGACCGATGGCGTGATCTCGCTAGGAGTGGGCGAGCCGGACTTCGAGACACCGAACGGTATCCGCCAGGCCGCTATCAGGTCGATCGAAGACGGGATAACGGCGTACACCTCGAATTACGGGCTCCCCGAGCTGCGCCAGCTGGTATCGCGTCAGCTGGAGCGGCTCTATGGTGTCTGCTATAACCCCGCGAACGAGATCATCCTCACCACCGGCGTCAGCGAGGCCCTGAACCTGGCGGCCCACGCCATCCTGGACCCCGGCGACGAAGTCCTTTCGGCAGACCCGGCCTACGTCGCCTATATGCCGGCGGTCGTGCTCGCCGGCGGCGTTTTCGTCCCCGTGCCCACCACGCCGGAGAACGGCTTCAGGCTCGATGTTTCCAGCCTGGAGGAGCGCCTGACGCCTCAGACCAAGGCGGTGCTCCTGGGCTATCCAGCCAATCCCACGGGCGCGGTGATGGACCGCCCCGCCCTGGAGGCGGTCGCCCAGTTCGCCGAGAGGAACGACCTTTTCGTCATCGCGGACGAGATCTACGACCGCCTGGTATACGGCGTCGACCACGTCTGCTTCGCCTCGCTACCGGGCATGAAGGAGCGCACGCTGCTCCTGGGCGGCTTCTCCAAGACCTACGCGATGACGGGCTTCCGTCTCGGCTACGTGTGCGCGCCTCCCGCGCTCACGGAAGCGATGATGAAGATCCACCAGTACGTGATGATGTCCGCACCCACGGCGGCCCAGTATGCGGCCCTGGAGGCGCTTCAAAACGGCGAAGAAGACGTGCAGGGCATGCTGGCGGAGTACGCCCGCCGGCGCAAGCTCGTTGTCCAGTCCTGCCGCGAGATGGGCCTGGCCCTCGTGGAGCCAAGGGGCGCCTTCTACGCCTTCCCCTCCATCGCCTCCACCGGCCTGAGCGACGACGATTTCGCCGAAAGGCTCCTGATCGAGGAGAAGGTGGCAGTGGTGCCCGGTTCCGCCTTCGGCGAAGCCGGCCGGGGCCACGTGCGCATCTGCTACGCCCAGAAGTACGAACTGCTGCAGGAAGCCATGAGACGCATGGCGCGTTTCGTCGCGAGGTACAGGGCGACGGTAAAGTAG
- a CDS encoding cupredoxin domain-containing protein has translation MRFEVRAANLAFNTTHLHVRAGTQVTAVFQNDDASVPHNLSFNVPGLEHGETCTGPCTVSQTFTAPAPGRYQFFCTIHPMVGDFIVDP, from the coding sequence GTGCGATTCGAGGTGCGTGCCGCGAACCTCGCGTTCAACACCACGCACCTGCACGTCCGCGCCGGCACACAGGTGACAGCGGTGTTCCAGAACGATGACGCGTCTGTGCCGCACAACCTGAGCTTCAACGTGCCCGGCCTGGAGCACGGAGAGACGTGTACCGGGCCCTGCACGGTCAGCCAGACCTTCACGGCGCCCGCGCCCGGCCGCTACCAGTTCTTCTGCACCATCCATCCCATGGTCGGAGACTTCATCGTCGACCCCTGA
- the gatA gene encoding Asp-tRNA(Asn)/Glu-tRNA(Gln) amidotransferase subunit GatA: MSELHYLTISEARDLLDRREISSAELTRAVLERIEAVDPSIRAYVTVTSDLALDQARAADERIARGQADALTGVPVCVKDVIVTNGVRTTCSSRMLENFVPPYDASVIERLKAAGAVMVGKSNMDEFAMGSSTENSAFFPTHNPWDLERVPGGSSGGSAAATAAGECLFALGSDTGGSIRQPAALCGVVGVKPTYGRVSRYGLVAFASSLDQIGPFTRTVRDAALVLNAICGHDRRDSTSAPLDVPDFTRSLTGDLKGLRVGVPKEYLPDNLDAGVRKAFLAAIDEVERLGAEVDFEVSLPSTDAALAVYYVIAPSEASANLARYDGVKYGYSYQGGASMWENMERTRQYGFGDEVKRRIMLGTYALSAGYYDAYYLKAQKVRTLIRREFDAAFARYDVLLTPVSPTPAFKIGEKVDDPFAMYLSDIFTLPVNIAGLPGMSVPAGFVEIDGKPLPVGLQVLAKPFDEATMLRVAHAYEQATSWSTRRPPV, translated from the coding sequence GTGAGCGAACTTCACTACCTGACAATCAGCGAAGCCCGCGACCTTCTCGACCGGCGGGAGATCAGCTCAGCCGAACTGACGCGCGCCGTGCTCGAACGCATAGAGGCAGTGGACCCTAGCATCCGGGCTTACGTCACGGTGACTTCCGACCTCGCCCTCGACCAGGCGCGCGCCGCCGACGAGCGGATAGCTCGCGGCCAGGCGGACGCACTGACCGGCGTGCCGGTCTGCGTCAAGGATGTGATCGTGACCAACGGCGTGCGCACGACGTGCTCTTCGCGCATGCTCGAGAACTTCGTGCCGCCCTACGACGCCTCCGTCATCGAGCGCCTCAAGGCCGCGGGCGCCGTGATGGTCGGGAAGTCGAACATGGACGAGTTCGCCATGGGCTCATCTACGGAAAACTCGGCCTTCTTCCCGACCCACAATCCTTGGGACCTCGAGCGCGTCCCGGGCGGCTCCTCCGGCGGCTCGGCCGCGGCGACCGCTGCGGGCGAGTGCCTCTTCGCCCTTGGCTCCGACACGGGCGGCTCCATCCGTCAGCCCGCCGCTCTCTGCGGCGTGGTTGGCGTCAAGCCCACCTACGGGCGCGTAAGCCGCTACGGCCTCGTGGCCTTCGCCAGCTCGCTCGACCAGATCGGTCCCTTCACTCGCACCGTCCGCGACGCCGCACTGGTGCTGAATGCCATCTGCGGACACGATCGTCGCGACTCGACCTCAGCGCCCCTCGATGTCCCGGACTTCACGAGGTCTCTGACAGGCGACCTCAAGGGACTGCGCGTCGGCGTCCCGAAGGAGTACCTGCCGGACAACCTCGACGCTGGCGTCCGCAAGGCCTTCCTCGCCGCCATCGACGAGGTCGAACGCCTGGGCGCTGAGGTCGACTTCGAGGTCTCGCTGCCCAGCACTGACGCGGCCCTGGCGGTCTACTACGTCATCGCCCCGAGCGAGGCTTCCGCTAACCTCGCCCGCTACGACGGCGTCAAGTACGGGTACTCCTACCAGGGCGGGGCCTCCATGTGGGAAAACATGGAGCGCACGCGCCAGTACGGCTTCGGGGATGAGGTGAAACGCCGCATCATGCTCGGCACGTACGCCCTCTCCGCGGGCTACTACGATGCCTACTACCTGAAGGCGCAGAAGGTCCGGACCCTCATCCGGCGCGAGTTCGACGCCGCCTTCGCGAGGTACGATGTCCTCCTCACCCCCGTCTCTCCGACCCCGGCCTTCAAGATCGGTGAGAAGGTGGACGACCCCTTCGCGATGTACCTGAGCGACATCTTCACGCTGCCCGTCAACATCGCTGGCCTGCCGGGAATGTCGGTCCCTGCAGGCTTCGTTGAGATCGATGGTAAGCCCCTCCCTGTCGGCCTGCAGGTGCTGGCGAAGCCCTTCGACGAGGCAACCATGCTCCGCGTCGCGCACGCCTACGAGCAGGCCACTTCCTGGTCGACGAGACGCCCGCCAGTCTGA
- a CDS encoding SPFH domain-containing protein, with protein sequence MALVFKIVPEYQRVVRFTLGKYDGAPRGPGWVWVIPFIHSITTVDLREEVFDVEPQTCITKDNAPVTVDMLVFMRVVDPEMAVLKVQSYRLAARGMAITTLRAVVGDLMLDDVLAKREQINSVMQSRMDEVTDRWGVKVNAVEIREILPPRDIQEAMSRQMSAERNRRAVVTEAEGTREAAVTIATGNKDAAILNAEGAKQSAILNAEGARQAAILNAEGFSMALERIFSVANHIDEKTMILQYLDMMKALAGSSASKWIVPMELTSFVQGFARNLASAAGGDGAGSTSVASPPPEADRR encoded by the coding sequence ATGGCACTCGTTTTCAAGATCGTCCCTGAGTACCAGCGCGTCGTGCGGTTCACTCTGGGGAAGTACGACGGCGCACCACGCGGACCAGGCTGGGTCTGGGTGATCCCATTCATACACAGCATCACGACCGTCGACCTGCGCGAAGAAGTCTTCGACGTGGAGCCGCAGACCTGCATTACGAAGGACAACGCGCCAGTGACCGTCGACATGCTGGTCTTCATGCGGGTCGTCGACCCGGAGATGGCGGTGCTGAAGGTCCAGAGCTACCGGCTGGCGGCGCGCGGCATGGCGATTACTACGCTCCGCGCCGTCGTCGGCGACCTCATGTTGGATGACGTGCTGGCGAAGCGGGAGCAGATCAACTCCGTCATGCAATCACGCATGGACGAGGTGACGGACCGCTGGGGCGTAAAGGTCAACGCCGTGGAGATCCGCGAGATCCTGCCGCCGCGCGACATCCAGGAGGCCATGAGCCGCCAGATGTCGGCCGAGCGCAACCGCCGCGCGGTGGTCACGGAAGCTGAAGGCACGCGCGAAGCCGCGGTGACGATTGCGACCGGCAACAAGGACGCGGCCATCCTCAACGCCGAGGGCGCAAAGCAGTCGGCAATCCTGAACGCGGAGGGCGCGCGACAGGCCGCCATCCTCAACGCCGAGGGCTTCTCCATGGCCCTCGAACGCATCTTCTCGGTCGCCAACCACATCGACGAAAAGACGATGATCCTGCAGTACCTCGACATGATGAAGGCCCTTGCGGGGAGCAGCGCCAGCAAGTGGATCGTCCCCATGGAGCTGACCTCCTTCGTGCAGGGCTTTGCCCGCAACCTGGCGTCGGCGGCCGGCGGCGACGGCGCCGGCTCCACCTCGGTTGCGAGCCCGCCGCCGGAGGCTGACAGGCGATAG